Within Flagellimonas maritima, the genomic segment CTCTTTTCATTTTATGCCATTTGCAACCTTATTTTCATTCACTTCTTTGAACCAATGTTTCCGTCAACTTATGTGAACTATATCAAGCGGTTTGAAGACCCCTCATTTACTGGACGCTTTTTAAATTTTGGTGAATTCGTTTCCAAATCATTGTATTTGCTTTATCCCACCTTTTTAATCTTAGTACTAAAGTTATATACCGAAAAGCAGCAATTGCTAAAATTGAACGAACAGAAGAAAACTGCCGAACTTGCCGCATTGAAAAACCAATTAAATCCACACTTTTTGTTCAATACATTGAATAATCTATATGCATTGGCATTGAAGAAATCGGAAGACACCCCAAAAGTCATTCGCAAATTATCGGAAATATTGGATTACATACTGTACCGCTGCAATGAATCCTATGTTTCGCTGGAAAAGGAAATCGAGCTTATTGAAAACTACCTCTCCTTAGAAAAAATACGCTATGCGGATAGAGTGAAAATCGAGTTCAGTAAAAATATAACTGGCCAGGAAAAAATTGCACCTTTACTTTTGCTGACCTTTGTGGAAAATGCCTTTAAGCAT encodes:
- a CDS encoding sensor histidine kinase, giving the protein MQHFLEVSKYKYLVFALLIFAFSASTSSWYYTSTYELVVTFGVRVSLQIAMAFIIVEVLIPKLLSRGKTSAFIVGVTLVLFSFYAICNLIFIHFFEPMFPSTYVNYIKRFEDPSFTGRFLNFGEFVSKSLYLLYPTFLILVLKLYTEKQQLLKLNEQKKTAELAALKNQLNPHFLFNTLNNLYALALKKSEDTPKVIRKLSEILDYILYRCNESYVSLEKEIELIENYLSLEKIRYADRVKIEFSKNITGQEKIAPLLLLTFVENAFKHGVANEINQAHINITISKKGEDLLFKVENSKPAVSEKLENKESIGLQNIKKQLELLYPKAYDLIIENGKSTFSANLKLAMA